One stretch of Flavobacterium sp. 9 DNA includes these proteins:
- a CDS encoding TolC family protein produces MKTKIVLKSLVLFLFCIAKSNAQEVLTIEDAMKIALENNFEIKIAKNNTKISETNVTVGNAGMLPQATASITDNNSVTNSSQTRQDGTSTQLNNAKNNNLNYGVSLGWTVFDGMKMFAKLDQLKELQKLGDSELKRTILVKIGQVNSAYYDLVQQQHQLSALDTTIVISKQRLTLAQNRFSIGKASKLEVLNAQVDLNSDQVAFLRQKESYANAKILLNQYLARDPKINFTVTDLVKVDDKLVLADLMDLAQKQNPGLESQIINKRIAELQLKQIKADRYPVVNLTSGYTFTESQSSLGFTSSASSKGFNYGFNATLNIFDGFNQHRNEKVAKLQIENSQIAIEQQNMILNTQLSTAFQTYLTNLELIGLEEDNEAIAKQNLDITLDKFRIGTITTLDFRTAQLNYVNAKVRYSNAQYEAKLSEIALKELAGNINF; encoded by the coding sequence ATGAAAACTAAGATAGTATTAAAAAGTCTCGTTTTATTTTTGTTTTGTATAGCAAAAAGTAATGCACAAGAGGTTCTAACGATCGAAGATGCTATGAAAATAGCGCTGGAAAATAATTTTGAAATTAAGATTGCTAAGAACAACACAAAAATTAGTGAAACAAATGTAACCGTTGGAAACGCAGGAATGTTACCACAAGCTACTGCTTCAATCACAGACAATAACAGCGTTACAAATTCCTCTCAAACACGTCAGGATGGAACTTCGACACAATTAAACAATGCCAAAAATAATAACTTAAATTATGGTGTAAGTTTAGGCTGGACAGTTTTTGATGGTATGAAAATGTTTGCCAAATTAGACCAATTAAAAGAGTTGCAAAAACTGGGTGATTCTGAATTAAAAAGAACTATTCTGGTAAAAATTGGTCAGGTAAATTCCGCTTATTATGACTTAGTTCAGCAACAACATCAATTATCAGCATTAGATACTACAATCGTAATTTCTAAGCAAAGATTGACATTGGCACAAAATCGTTTCAGTATTGGAAAAGCTTCAAAATTAGAGGTTTTAAATGCTCAGGTAGATTTAAATTCTGATCAGGTTGCTTTCCTGAGACAAAAGGAATCATATGCAAATGCAAAGATTTTATTGAACCAATATTTAGCGCGTGATCCAAAAATAAATTTTACGGTAACTGATTTGGTTAAAGTAGATGATAAATTAGTTTTGGCAGATTTAATGGATTTGGCTCAGAAACAAAACCCTGGTTTAGAATCGCAAATCATTAACAAACGAATTGCCGAATTACAACTTAAGCAAATAAAAGCAGATCGTTATCCTGTTGTAAATCTGACATCTGGATACACTTTTACAGAAAGTCAGTCTAGTTTAGGTTTTACAAGTTCAGCTTCTTCAAAAGGTTTTAATTATGGTTTTAATGCGACTTTAAACATTTTTGATGGTTTTAATCAACATCGAAATGAAAAAGTAGCAAAACTGCAAATTGAGAATTCTCAGATCGCAATCGAGCAACAAAACATGATTCTGAATACACAATTGAGTACAGCTTTTCAAACTTACTTAACTAATCTTGAATTAATTGGTTTAGAAGAAGATAACGAAGCAATTGCTAAACAAAACCTGGATATTACGTTGGATAAATTTAGAATTGGAACCATTACAACGCTTGATTTTAGAACGGCTCAGCTTAATTATGTTAATGCAAAAGTACGTTACAGCAACGCTCAATATGAAGCAAAATTATCTGAAATTGCTTTGAAAGAATTAGCTGGAAATATTAATTTTTAA